Proteins encoded together in one Theileria parva strain Muguga chromosome 3 map unlocalized ctg_530, whole genome shotgun sequence window:
- the CAFP gene encoding ATPase family associated with various cellular activities (AAA) family protein, giving the protein MLIGFIVYLICIITSNLSIYALISSQNDFKHSKFHTNRNSITNSNTNSNSSNSNSITNSNGRNKLFRGRLALIPFESGYFNFFKKDKSNDFNVFNWASDNSPTEEENSPGLVTNLEDSLKPKTVEDLQDVSVYQKILEGSSCKLFLLNDTFGGNSNVNVRIGKAQANKLSVMPGDLLKVKGRRRKVTVCGVDVTESITKNEVSFHEDLRRNLRLRLGDVVFMEKINTVPEAKFVHILPFKDTIEPLIKQLNTQNTDEVRKVVKNVLYEYFSGEVSGGSGRPVRVGDHFTLCVKVTGPGTVKLSDDSDYLKLEFKILKIKAFSKQYADVLVDSDVGLIVGESVIDSSGNYLTRENHDDSYGEVGYDDIGGMNKQLSKIRELIELPLLHPELFKTVGINPPKGVILHGPPGSGKTLVARAIANETGAKCYVINGPEIMSKMVGESEEKLRKTFENARKNAPSIIFIDEIDSIAGKRDKTSGELERRLVSQLLTLMDGINQSDNKGLIVLAATNRINSIDNALRRFGRFDREIEMVSCDEKERYEILKVKTKNMRLADDVDLHRIAKECHGFVGADIAQLCFEAAMSCIKENINSPAIHQYYYAEEIPQDILSRMLVRNKHFMEALSVCNPSNLRERIVEIPETTWNDIGGLESVKNELIETIQYPLQFPEKFVKYGQSCNKGVLFYGPPGCGKTLLAKAIAHECNANFISIKGPELLTMWFGESEANVRELFDKARASAPCILFFDEIDSIAKTRSSNTSTGSEAADRVINQILTEIDGINVKKPIFIIAATNRPDIIDPAILRPGRLGKLIYIPLPDLKSRENIFKASLKNSPLAPDVNISKMAQQLDGYSGADIAEICHRAAREAIRESIEEEIKRKRPLEKGEKDPVPFITNKHFQVALRNSRKSVEQSDIQLYESFKNKHIT; this is encoded by the exons ATGTTAATTGgttttattgtttatttgATTTGTATTATAACTTCAAACTTGTCAATTTATGCTCTGATTTCCAGCCAAAATGACTTCAAACACTCGAAATTCCACACCAATCGCAATTCTATCACCAATTCTAACACCAATTCTAACAGTTCTAACAGTAATTCTATCACCAATTCTAACGGTAGGAACAAGTTATTCAGGGGCAGACTTGCGTTAATACCGTTTGAGAGTGGctattttaacttttttaaGAAGGACAAGTCAAATGACTTTAATGTGTTCAACTGGGCCTCCGACAACTCTCCCACTGAGGAAGAGAATTCCCCCGGATTAGTAACGAATTTGGAGGACTCTCTGAAGCCCAAAACTGTTGAGGACCTTCAAGACGTCTCAGTTTACCAAAAGATTTTGGAAGGTTCCtcttgtaaattatttctgTTAAACGACACATTTGGCGGGAACAGTAATGTAAATGTGAGAATTGGTAAAGCCCAAGCTAACAAGCTCAGTGTGATGCCTGGAGACTTGCTAAAGGTAAAAGGCCGCAGGCGTAAAGTAACAGTTTGCGGCGTTGATGTTACAGAGTCAATTACTAAAAATGAAGTCTCGTTTCACGAGGATTTGAGGAGGAATTTGAGACTCAGACTGGGCGACGTTGTGTTTATGGAGAAGATTAACACTGTTCCGGAAGCTAAATTCGTACACATCCTACCCTTTAAAGATACCATCGAACCACTAATCAAACAACTTAATACTCAAAACACTG ATGAGGTGAGAAAAGTGGTGAAGAATGTGTTGTATGAGTATTTTTCTGGAGAGGTGAGTGGTGGGAGTGGTCGTCCCGTGCGGGTTGGAGACCACTTTACACTTTGTGTCAAGGTTACTGGCCCTGGCACAGTAAAGCTCTCTGATGACTCAGACTACCTCAAATTAGagtttaaaattcttaaaattaaagcGTTTTCTAAGCAATACGCGGATGTCCTCGTTGACAGTGACGTCGGGTTAATTGTCGGAGAAAGCGTCATTGACAGCAGTGGCAACTATTTAACACGTGAAAATCACGACGATTCCTACGGAGAAGTGGGCTACGACGATATCGGAGGCATGAATAAACAACTTTCGAAGATCAGAGAACTCATTGAGTTACCGCTCCTGCATCCGGAACTCTTCAAAACCGTAGGAATTAATCCACCAAAAGGCGTTATACTACATGGACCACCAG GCTCTGGTAAGACGTTGGTGGCCCGTGCGATAGCGAACGAGACTGGCGCCAAGTGTTACGTCATAAACGGCCCTGAGATAATGTCAAAAATGGTCGGGGAATCGGAGGAAAAGCTCAGAAAAACCTTCGAAAACGCCCGTAAAAATGCGCcttcaattattttcatcGACGAAATCGACTCCATTGCTGGGAAAAGAGATAAAACCTCTGGTGAACTTGAGAGGAGATTAGTCTCACAATTACTTACTCTCATGGATGGAATTAATCAATCTGACAATAAAG GCCTAATAGTGTTAGCGGCTACGAATAGAATTAATTCGATTGACAACGCTCTGCGTAGATTTGGCCGGTTTGACCGTGAGATTGAAATGGTCAGCTGTGACGAAAAAGAAAGGTATGAGATCCTCAAGGTCAAAACTAAGAACATGCGCCTGGCTGACGATGTTGATTTACATCGAATTGCCAAGGAGTGCCACGGCTTTGTCGGCGCTGACATCGCCCAGCTTTGCTTCGAAGCCGCCATGAGCTGCATCAaggaaaatattaactcaCCAGCAATTCATCAGTATTACTACGCCGAGGAAATTCCACAAGACATACTCAGCCGGATGCTCGTGAGGAACAAGCACTTTATGGAGGCGCTGTCGGTGTGTAATCCGAGCAATCTCAGGGAGCGAATTGTGGAAATCCCTGAGACCACCTGGAACGACATTGGCGGGCTCGAAAGTGTTAAAAACGAACTCATTGAAACTATTCAGTATCCACTACAATTCCCTGAAAAGTTTGTCAAATACGGACAATCTTGCAATAAAGGAGTTTTATTCTATGGACCACCAG GATGTGGTAAAACATTATTAGCCAAAGCTATCGCACACGAGTGTAACGCCAATTTCATCTCCATCAAAG GCCCTGAGCTTTTGACAATGTGGTTTGGTGAGTCAGAGGCGAATGTGAGAGAATTATTTGACAAGGCGCGTGCTTCAGCGCcttgtattttattttttgacGAGATCGACTCCATTGCCAAGACCAGAAGTAGTAACACCAGCACCGGCTCCGAAGCCGCCGACCGCGTCATTAACCAAATTCTCACCGAAATCGACGGCATCAACGTCAAAAAACCAATCTTCATCATCGCAGCCACCAATAG ACCTGACATAATTGACCCTGCGATATTGAGGCCTGGGAGGTTGGGTAAATTGATATATATTCCGTTACCTGATTTGAAGAGTCGTGAGAACATATTTAAGGCAAGTTTAAAGAATTCGCCACTCGCTCCCGATGTTAATATTTCCAAAATGGCACAACAACTTGATGGATATTCTG GAGCTGACATAGCTGAGATATGTCATAGAGCGGCTAGGGAAGCGATTAGGGAGAGCATTGAGGAAGAAATCAAGAGAAAGAGACCGCTTGAAAAGGGTGAAAAAGACCCCGTCCCTTTCATTACCAATAAACACTTTCAAGTCGCATTAAGGAATTCGAG
- the PMS1 gene encoding DNA mismatch repair protein domain protein, producing the protein MSLQSLDHQQSCISRSFQVITGISCVIRELVENAIDAQATNIEIKIYNGGADLIKVADNGTGISEINFTNLASKHSTSKIRTFEDLFTSLTTFGFRGEALYSMCNLGNVEIETRTPSSDNGWLLRFDSLGNITSKTPIASNIGTCVKVRELFGEYPVRRKMLIRNSKNQISKSVSQIQQYALINPHISFNFTTVTNNKKFSNIFATSGSKDNVRGVIEEIFGHEFAKKLVQINIKDKEWRIEGLVSNPYNERGYREMEYFYINKRPISKVQKFKNAISAIFSHFSSKSKPSFILNLTMNYDHIDVNISPDKRSAYIYSEDYIIRTFKVSFYAILLIENLYEILKPKTSNLSQINSEILTQFISDVNVKHEEKSSKRELVFTDTINPPKKTNTSGSVTAAPVTITIPDDTVESVEHAITITDESENTNTTENTTTTSLINATENPTTVSLINTTENPTTVSLMNTTENVTKTCDTVPEVIVVEDSVNKTVRKIRTLEEYLRRVPDKCCSSLSRRIRISERRLFERNFKKLLPSEESVTICKLTSDDLTEHNFLNPQVFDEMELIGQFNKSFIITKLTFPEVKSKYNFSLYVIDQHAADEKARFERLNKTVKINKQRLIYPKLIELSPFLTQVAENSMNVLLSNGFDVRVCREKEFLVFNDEDLSMTSAYTEKIGRGVYVHTLPQILGKVLGEDDFVDFLNELSATEYVENSKQSEFIWGLGNTPRPHKIWSILASRACKSSVRAGDGLTNGQMKNIVRRMGTLIHPWNCPHGRPSIKCLVSHQQLEELLSKQ; encoded by the exons ATGAGTTTGCAGTCTTTGGACCATCAGCAGTCTTGCATTTCAAGATCATTTCAGGTAATCACCGGCATCAGCTGTGTGATAAGGGAATTAGTTGAAAACGCCATCGACGCTCAGGCCACCAACATAG agataaaaatatataacgGCGGCGCGGATTTAATTAAAGTTGCCGATAACGGCACCGGAATCTCAGAAATCAATTTCACCAATCTGG CCTCGAAACATTCCACGTCGAAGATTAGAACATTTGAGGATCTTTTTACAAGTCTGACCACGTTTGGATTTCGC GGAGAGGCGTTGTATTCCATGTGTAATTTGGGTAATGTGGAAATTGAGACGAGGACTCCCTCCAGTGATAACGGATGGCTTTTAAGATTTGACTCTTTAGGAAATATCACCTCCAAAACGCCAATCGCCTCAAAT ATAGGAACGTGTGTGAAGGTTAGAGAATTGTTTGGTGAGTATCCGGTGCGTAGAAAAATGTTGATAAGAAATTCGAAGAACCAAATTTCAAAATCAGTGTCCCAAATCCAGCAATACGCGCTCATTAACCCTCACATAAGCTTTAACTTTACTACtgttactaataataagaAATTTTCTAATATCTTTGCCACCTCCGGCTCTAAGGACAATGTCAGAGGCGTTATCGAGGAAATTTTCGGACACGAATTCGCCAAAAAACTTGTtcaaattaacattaaagATAAGGAGTGGAG GATTGAGGGACTGGTGAGTAATCCGTATAACGAGCGTGGGTACCGTGAGATGGAATATTTCTACATAAACAAGAGACCAATTTCAAAGGTGCAAAAGTTCAAGAACGCGATTTCGGCTATTTTCAGCCACTTCTCAAGTAAATCTAAGCCCTCATTCATACTCAACCTCACCATGAATTATGACCACATCGACGTTAACATCTCACCAGACAAACGTTCCGCATACATTTACTCCGAAGACTACATCATCAGGACCTTCAAAGTATCTTTTTACGCTATTCTACTTATT GAAAACCTGTACGAAATTTTGAAGCCGAAGACGTCGAATTTGTCACAGATAAATTCTGAGATTTTAACGCAGTTCATCTCAGACGTCAACGTTAAACACGAAGAGAAATCAAGTAAACGGGAACTAGTCTTCACAGACACAATAAATCCACCCAAAAAAACTAATACCAGCGGCTCCGTTACTGCTGCACCCGTTACCATTACTATTCCTGATGATACTGTCGAGAGTGTTGAACACGCTATTACGATTACTGATGAATCTGAGAACACTAATACTACTGAGAATACTACTACCACTAGCTTGATAAATGCTACTGAGAACCCGACTACCGTTAGCTTAATAAATACTACTGAGAACCCTACTACCGTTAGCTTAATGAATACGACTGAAAATGTTACGAAAACGTGTGATACTGTGCCTGAGGTAATAGTGGTGGAAGACTCTGTGAATAAAACTGTGCGGAAAATTCGTACTTTGGAGGAGTATTTGAGAAGGGTTCCGGACAAATGTTGTTCATCATTGTCAAGACGTATAAGAATAAGTGAACGCCGTTTATTTGAGCGGAATTTTAAGAAGTTATTACCCTCGGAAGAATCTGTGacaatttgtaaattaaccAGTGACGACTTAACGGAGCACAATTTCCTGAATCCTCAAGTGTTTGATGAGATGGAACTCATAGGccaatttaataaaagttTTATCATAACAAAGCTGACATTTCCCGAGGTTAAATCCAAGTATAATTTTTCCCTATACGTTATCGATCAACATGCTGCTGATGAAAAGGCAAG GTTTGAGAGGTTGAATAAAACAGTGAAGATCAACAAGCAAAGATTAATTTACCCAAAATTAATCGAGTTATCACCATTTCTAACccaa GTGGCAGAAAACAGTATGAATGTATTACTGTCAAATGGATTTGACGTGCGGGTGTGTAGGGAAAAGGAATTTCTGGTATTTAATGACGAAGATTTAAGTATGACAAGTGCGTACACTGAGAAAATTGGCCGTGGTGTGTACGTACACACACTACCGCAGATTCTAGGCAAAGTGCTTGGCGAGGATGATTTCGTCGATTTCCTCAACGAACTCTCCGCAACGGAATACGTTGAAAATAGTAAACAGTCAGAGTTCATTTGGGGACTTGGAAACACTCCAAGACCACATAAAATCTGGTCAATTCTAGCCTCAAG AGCGTGTAAATCGTCGGTGAGGGCTGGTGATGGGTTAACGAATGGGCAGATGAAGAATATTGTAAGGAGGATGGGAACACTGATACACCCCTGGAACTGCCCACACGGAAGACCGTCAATCAAATGCCTCGTATCACACCAACAACTTGAAGAATTACTATCcaaacaataa
- the UBP12 gene encoding Ubiquitin carboxyl-terminal hydrolase family protein, translated as MDQSSDSSEGVIPPPVPNETELVVKNFRDNVIGRLSMLIQRGESLEKIKEQYSVGIYSEWKELPNFVFRIMLFPVCPHTEDSSSLNHLKISAYIEAAKRPDWPENWICYGTRFTIILINFSEPHSSIFKRDSFNFSRVETDRGWQGFISLAQILENGFLNRDGDLVIRAGVYPTGPELDRSARDPHYNSRAATGFVGLQNHGATCYMNALLQSLYSITKFRKSVYSLNFDLNTLIGQKSFQIIQKYANSVNFEDVAATLEDDKVDLDNADLQSDKVELDDKVELDSLKVELEEEKIDLDTPNAELPDDKIELDNGATEVPSEKIDLDSDKVELDDKLELDDKVEEKMDLDNPYPESNLPTVRPLDYSYIYGFDLNWDEVLDELEEKDYCNLILEEEAERRKAPSLSLALQNLFYLLNYSDTPPACKELMKSFGWDSSDMFTQQDSHELLKLLLDKMEEQMKGTPVEGSVKNIFEGEMETYIECIDIDYKSCRKETFEDIQLDVQDCENIYESLDKLTAPELLAGENMYEAKGHGKQRANKGIRFLKFPPVVIFLLKRFTFDLSRMDTVKLNNRFEFYKEISLSKYIQHDPTNTEDVDGDYVLQAVSVHHGSINSGHYYAFAKNEDNWYRFDDELVTKVSEYAAINDNFGGEDQDCYNYFTTNPSNPSIYSNHMNRYRRSKVYNAYILIYVLKSKKDEILGEVDMLKENYQMLSRYRIQRLLHCLRSKTRERLNSFVKVKVFTPEDFEGNILLNQHFNTWPTKLVLKHDRFISLANLFSQINSIHADSAGMETNDAENHVDTGLDEDLCVNYYVLGLNKQFNKFLSIGDLKYKHKISVETISDLVQLLRREYYQQFDPTLYLLKTSSSAVDSQEAFSPKSSSSGIFTPTINISSTSLMQRSASLLGSAGLLRPSTPPDEKTFIVIKYYDIFTKDYENNLKCLKMVHINPQRTVSQLVPVVVQQLIHFMSNDVVTPYRLKDLNKLLESINSGRPVSEDNLANTSFESITVESPPKSDTEDTNGSPPNSDPNSLTDVELSSVNRTNNNSTENGMDEDRRIDMLMRSESLHLYWYVEVESNFSNLMVHKRLDDQLGNADVLVCNFRPTDEMRQEIEQVEKKTNQKEDFETTKPAIKLEGTSNFIISCSDSYLTSMGLEPDESLNQYRSLKQKWQLERENKLKLHQLYNFSIYDYPSFIQWKLNNIQVTFKMYDPLQLLSTWKNCSNSVIHINDGDLNGDGAENASLVENNSVESNLDSSVKSVDLVVDLRMPCKHVLRYVSWLFGVDPCHVLIFSGNPQNFETIGSHLYSLDDFSNRDNSLGYTQKPLIHLFTIQGNLVMPNNLNLYHNPASARLSQRLSQSLSYDPTVHPENAENADNSDQADELDNVMDEDYDLDEEYDDDGYGRRTGRYNLRRLSAFRRSQTHEENVIHLGMLFEPYYKWNFKFDQESANVVAQLFNEKAQVISALMFKVPIKFTVAQLCKVVSNYYNKALNPNNKVKHSVDPTKIESKIETKNEHPAFLLVDVITCVYSIVDMDTNVLDLPQYNNNSVRNLFSAPLRFVPNWAPEQYELIQQNKLCPLTVFHQTPDHEYFGHPFQVLVAPTWNFLQIKTHIKNTLEVPKKLWDRWTFYQVTESHARSWKSNDDFLDWDNPNIKLLAEHPKPYEKSKTFGIMKIT; from the exons ATGGACCAGTCTTCAGATTCCTCCGAGGGTGTGATTCCTCCTCCCGTCCCTAACGAGACAGAGTTAGTAGTAAAGAACTTCAGAGACAACGTTATAGGACGCTTGTCGATGTTAATTCAGCGAGGAGAGTCGCTAGAGAAGATAAAGGAGCAGTACTCTGTGGGCATATATTCAGAGTGGAAAGAGCTTCCGAACTTTGTGTTCAGGATAATGTTATTTCCCGTATGTCCACATACTGAAGATTCCTCGAGTCTGAACCACCTGAAGATAAGTGCCTACATTGAGGCGGCAAAGAGGCCTGACTGGCCTGAAAACTGGATCTGTTACGGCACTCGCTTCACTATAATTCTTATTAACTTTTCTGAACCACACTCGTCAATTTTTAAGCGTGATAGCTTTAATTTTTCCAGGGTTGAAACTGACCGAGGCTGGCAGGGATTCATTTCCCTAGCTCAGATTTTAGAGAATGGATTCCTGAACAGAGACGGTGACCTAGTTATTAGGGCCGGAGTTTATCCCACAGGTCCTGAACTCGACCGTTCAGCACGGGATCCACACTACAATTCCAGGGCAGCAACGGGTTTCGTTGGACTTCAAAACCACGGCGCCACATGCTACATGAACGCTCTTTTACAGAGTCTATACAGTATTACCAAGTTTAGAAAGTCAGTTTACAGCCTTAACTTTGATCTCAACACCTTAATCGGACAGAAATCATTCCAGATTATTCAAAAATACGCCAATAGTGTCAATTTCGAGGATGTTGCTGCCACTCTGGAGGATGACAAAGTTGATTTAGATAACGCCGATTTACAGAGTGATAAAGTTGAGTTAGACGATAAAGTGGAGTTAGATTCTCTTAAAGTGGAGTTGGAGGAAGAAAAAATTGACTTAGATACCCCTAACGCTGAGTTACCGGACGATAAAATTGAACTGGACAATGGGGCCACCGAGGTACCGAGTGAAAAAATTGACTTAGACAGTGACAAAGTCGAGTTAGACGATAAACTTGAGTTAGATGATAAAGTGGAGGAGAAGATGGATTTGGATAATCCATACCCTGAGAGTAATTTACCAACAGTTAGGCCATTGGATTATTCATACATTTATGGATTTGACTTGAACTGGGATGAGGTGTTGGATGAGCTGGAGGAGAAGGATTActgtaatttaatattagaGGAGGAGGCTGAGAGAAGGAAGGCTCCATCTTTGAGTCTAGCATTACAGAATTTGTTTTACCTGTTAAACTACTCTGACACTCCGCCAGCCTGTAAGGAGTTGATGAAGTCGTTTGGCTGGGACAGCTCAGACATGTTCACGCAACAGGACAGTCACGAGCTACTGAAATTACTGTTAGATAAGATGGAGGAGCAGATGAAGGGCACACCCGTCGAAGGAAGTGTAAAGAACATTTTCGAGGGTGAGATGGAGACTTATATTGAGTGTATTGACATTGATTACAAGTCTTGTCGTAAGGAGACATTCGAGGACATCCAACTTGATGTCCAGGACTGTGAAAACATCTACGAATCACTTGACAAGCTTACAGCGCCAGAACTCCTAGCAGGCGAGAACATGTACGAGGCTAAGGGGCATGGAAAGCAAAGAGCCAACAAGGGCATAAGATTCCTCAAGTTCCCCCCAGTTGTCATATTCCTTCTCAAGAGGTTCACTTTTGACTTGAGTAGAATGGATACCGTCAAATTGAATAATCGCTTCGAGTTCTACAAAGAGATCTCACTGTCAAAATACATACAACACGATCCCACCAACACCG aagATGTTGATGGCGATTATGTATTGCAGGCTGTGTCGGTGCATCACGGATCTATAAATAGCGGTCACTACTATGCGTTTGCAAAGAATGAAGACAATTGGTACAGATTTGACGACGAGCTTGTGACTAAGGTATCAGAATACGCAGCGATAAACGATAACTTTGGCGGCGAGGACCAGGATTGTTATAACTACTTTACAACTAACCCGAGTAACCCGAGCATCTACAGTAACCACATGAACCGTTACAGAAGAAGTAAAGTGTACAACGCCTACATCTTAATCTACGTGCTAAAGAGTAAGAAGGATGAGATTCTGGGCGAGGTTGACATGTTAAAGGAGAACTACCAGATGCTAAGTCGCTATAGAATACAAAGACTATTACACTGTTTACGCTCTAAAACAAGAGAAAGGTTGAATAGTTTTGTCAAGGTTAAGGTATTTACGCCTGAAGACTTTGAAGGTAATATATTACTCAACCAACACTTCAATACTTGGCCCACTAAACTTGTACTCAAACACGACAGGTTCATCTCACTGGCAAACTTGTTCTCTCAAATCAATTCTATCCACGCGGATAGTGCCGGCATGGAAACCAACGATGCGGAAAATCACGTGGACACCGGCTTAGACGAAGatttatgtgtaaattattatgtcCTAGGGTTAAATAAGCAGTTTAATAAGTTCCTGAGTATCGGCGACTTGAAATACAAACATAAAATATCCGTCGAGACTATATCAGATTTGGTCCAGCTTCTTAGGAGAGAGTATTACCAGCAGTTTGACCCAACGCTTTATTTGCTGAAAACGAGTTCCTCTGCAGTTGACTCTCAAGAGGCTTTTAGCCCCAAGAGCAGTTCGAGTGGGATTTTTACACCAACAATTAACATCAGTTCGACAAGTTTGATGCAACGTTCAGCTTCTCTTTTGGGTTCTGCAGGACTACTTAGGCCATCCACACCACCAGACGAGAAAACCTTCATAGTCATCAAGTATTACGACATTTTCACGAAGGACTATGAGAATAATCTTAAATGCCTGAAAATGGTACATATCAACCCGCAGAGAACTGTGTCACAGCTTGTGCCAGTGGTGGTCCAACAGCTGATCCACTTCATGTCAAATGACGTTGTGACGCCCTACAGATTAAAGGACCTTAATAAGCTATTGGAGAGTATTAACTCTGGAAGACCAGTGTCCGAGGATAACTTGGCAAACACGTCATTTGAGAGTATCACAGTGGAAAGTCCACCCAAGTCTGATACTGAAGATACCAATGGATCTCCTCCAAACAGTGATCCCAACTCCCTAACAGATGTAGAACTGTCAAGTGTCAACAGAACCAACAACAATTCCACAG AGAATGGAATGGATGAGGATAGGAGAATTGACATGTTGATGAGGAGTGAGTCGTTGCATTTGTATTGGTATGTGGAGGTGGAGAGTAACTTTTCGAACTTGATGGTACACAAGAGGTTGGACGACCAGTTGGGGAATGCAGACGTCCTGGTGTGTAACTTCAGACCGACGGATGAGATGAGACAGGAGATTGAGCAGGTGGAGAAGAAGACTAACCAGAAGGAGGACTTTGAAACCACCAAGCCCGCGATTAAGCTGGAGGGTACAAGTAACTTTATCATCTCCTGCTCAGACTCGTATTTGACGAGTATGGGTCTAGAGCCTGACGAGTCACTAAACCAGTACCGCAGTCTGAAGCAGAAATGGCAATTGGAGCGAGAAAACAAGTTGAAACTGCACCAGCTGTACAACTTTAGCATCTACGACTACCCAAGCTTCATTCAGTGGAAACTCAATAACATCCAAGTGACCTTCAAGATGTACGACCCGCTGCAACTTCTGTCCACCTGGAAAAACTGCTCAAACTCCGTTATCCACATAAACGACGGTGATCTTAACGGTGACGGCGCTGAGAATGCCAGTTTGGTGGAAAATAACTCGGTGGAAAGTAACCTGGACAGCAGTGTGAAGAGTGTTGACCTGGTGGTGGATTTGAGAATGCCGTGTAAGCACGTGTTGAGATATGTGAGTTGGCTATTCGGAGTGGATCCCTGTCACGTGTTAATATTCAGCGGAAATCCTCAGAATTTCGAGACCATAGGTTCTCACTTGTATTCTCTAGATGATTTCTCCAATAGGGACAACTCTCTAGGGTACACGCAGAAACCGTTGATACACTTGTTTACCATCCAGGGAAACTTAGTTATGCCAAATAACTTAAACCTGTACCACAACCCGGCAAGTGCTAGACTTTCTCAAAGACTGTCACAGTCACTCTCGTATGACCCAACGGTACATCCTGAGAATGCTGAAAATGCTGATAACAGTGACCAGGCAGACGAGCTGGACAATGTCATGGATGAAGATTATGACTTGGACGAGGAGTATGATGACGACGGGTACGGTAGGAGAACCGGAAGATATAACCTAAGACGTCTGAGTGCCTTTAGACGTTCCCAAACCCATGAAGAGAACGTGATTCACCTGGGCATGCTGTTTGAGCCTTACTACAAGTGGAACTTCAAGTTTGACCAGGAATCAGCAAATGTCGTGGCTCAACTGTTTAACGAGAAAGCGCAAGTGATTTCAGCACTAATGTTCAAAGTACCAATCAAGTTCACCGTAGCCCAACTCTGCAAAGTTGTCTCAAACTACTATAACAAAGCACTAAACCCTAATAACAAGGTTAAACACAGTGTTGATCCAACTAAGATTGAGTCTAAGATTGAGACTAAGAATGAGCACCCGGCATTTTTGTTGGTGGATGTGATCACTTGTGTGTACAGCATAGTGGACATGGACACAAACGTTTTAGACTTGCCGCAGTACAATAACAACAGTGTGCGTAACCTCTTCTCTGCTCCGCTGAGGTTTGTGCCAAATTGGGCCCCTGAACAGTACGAACTTATACAACAGAATAAGTTATGTCCACTCACAGTGTTCCACCAGACTCCAGACCACGAGTACTTTGGACACCCGTTCCAAGTGCTGGTTGCTCCCACTTGGAACTTCCTGCAGATTAAAACTCACATCAAGAACACGCTGGAAGTGCCAAAGAAACTATGGGATCGATGGACCTTTTACCAAGTCACAGAGTCACACGCGCGGTCCTGGAAGTCAAACGATGATTTCCTAGACTGGGATAACCCGAACATTAAACTGCTCGCAGAACACCCCAAACCCTACGAAAAATCCAAAACATTCGGAATCATGAAAATCACCTAA